Genomic DNA from Kosmotoga arenicorallina S304:
AATCTCGTGTTCTCAGAATGGATAAAGATTTTCCATGACAAAGCCCTTACCATGGCATTGTTAGACAGAATTACGCACAACGCTTTGATTCTCAATATGTCTGGAAGAAGTTACCGAAGAAGAGATGTTTTGAATACCTGAGGTGGGTAGCGGGTCATTTCCTTATGGCCCTCCCGGGTCAAAAACCTATTGACTTTATACATTCAGGAGGATTTCATGAGGAGAATTACTCTTTTACTCATATTATTTTGTTTTGGTGTTCCAGTTTTTAGTGCTTTTTTAACTTATGCTGGAGAAAATAAAGTTACCATTAACTGGTACACAGAAGAACCTGCAAATTCAAGTTGTATCCTTATCGATGAAGACGGCAAAGAAAGGGCATTTTATCTTGCTGAAGAAACAAATTTCCATAATATTGAACTCGAAAACCTCGATTCTTTAATGCAGTACAACTACGAAGTAGAGAGCTATTCAAATAATAAGAGATTGTATAACTCCAGCGGCAGTTTTTCTTTAACGATTACCCCTCCATTCAACTTTGCCCTTTATGGTGATACCAGGAGTAACTTTAAAGTTCATCGTGAAATCTGCCAGGAAATCAATCGATACCACCCTTCGTTTGTCATCAATTCTGGAGATATAGTCTACATGGATATGATAATTCGCAACTGGGTTCAATTTTTTCAATCAACAGATGTCTTTACAAGGAGCTTTTATTATTCAGCTCTGGGAAATCATGAGAAAACAGGGGTTAATTTCAGAAATTTCCTTGATTTTCCTGGCGATGAGCTTTATTACTCTTTCCAATATGGTGGAATACTTTTTATAGTGCTAAATACAAATCAACGATATGATTGGTGCTCAAAACAGTATAAATGGTTTAAAAAACTTCTTGAAAGTAGGGGTTCTGATATTGAGTTCACCGTGGTGATTATGCATCACCCACCTTACAACAACGGCATTGTGAACATGTGGAGAATTCTGATGAACTTGTCTTT
This window encodes:
- a CDS encoding ATP-binding protein, with protein sequence NLVFSEWIKIFHDKALTMALLDRITHNALILNMSGRSYRRRDVLNT
- a CDS encoding metallophosphoesterase family protein encodes the protein MRRITLLLILFCFGVPVFSAFLTYAGENKVTINWYTEEPANSSCILIDEDGKERAFYLAEETNFHNIELENLDSLMQYNYEVESYSNNKRLYNSSGSFSLTITPPFNFALYGDTRSNFKVHREICQEINRYHPSFVINSGDIVYMDMIIRNWVQFFQSTDVFTRSFYYSALGNHEKTGVNFRNFLDFPGDELYYSFQYGGILFIVLNTNQRYDWCSKQYKWFKKLLESRGSDIEFTVVIMHHPPYNNGIVNMWRILMNLSLVPLFEEYKVDLVLSGHIHNYQRFSKNGITYLISGGGGALLDTSIEVAGFNEDFSDYHFVLFEYVKGKLSAKCIDIDGNIRDEFELLSQSK